The following are from one region of the Ignavibacteriota bacterium genome:
- a CDS encoding T9SS type A sorting domain-containing protein — MFISYAKGTPGSYVITSRTNIGYPVQTTPGSSYSNNDGATWIPIDNLPHGEAEFSSGDIGWSGGLNDIIYKWDSNVLTGIEHDFTAIMRFKLLQNYPNPFNPSTVIGYQLPVTGFVSLKVYDVLGNEVATLVNEEKPAGSYEVDFSARGLSSGIYFYTLQAGNFTQTKKLILIK; from the coding sequence ATGTTTATCTCTTATGCAAAGGGAACACCGGGATCTTATGTTATTACCTCGCGCACAAATATTGGTTACCCCGTTCAAACTACTCCGGGTTCTTCATATTCAAATAATGATGGTGCAACCTGGATACCTATAGACAATTTACCGCACGGAGAAGCAGAATTTTCTTCAGGAGATATAGGATGGAGCGGCGGTTTAAATGATATAATTTATAAATGGGACTCTAATGTTTTAACAGGGATTGAGCACGATTTTACTGCGATTATGAGATTCAAACTTCTGCAGAACTACCCCAACCCATTCAATCCAAGTACGGTAATCGGTTATCAGTTGCCAGTAACCGGTTTCGTATCATTGAAAGTTTATGATGTGTTAGGAAATGAAGTTGCAACACTTGTTAATGAAGAAAAACCTGCAGGTAGTTATGAAGTTGATTTCTCCGCTCGAGGATTATCAAGTGGGATTTATTTCTACACTTTGCAAGCAGGGAATTTTACTCAAACTAAAAAATTAATTCTAATTAAATAA
- a CDS encoding T9SS type A sorting domain-containing protein translates to MHFRTSCQQGVQIGQDVANYVANLFVPVELISLNSMINGSDITLTWITATEINNQGFEIYRNGNKIAFVEGKGTTTETQNYSFTDKNLESGIYNYRLNQIDFDGTQEVVGELTVYLTLPEEFSLEQNFPNPFNPSTVIGYQLPVTGFVSLKIYDVLGNEVATLVNEEKPAGSYEVEFNSHSDGGQNLPAGRPGLSSGIYLYKLQVGNFIETKKMLLLK, encoded by the coding sequence ATGCATTTCAGAACTTCTTGTCAGCAAGGAGTTCAAATTGGACAAGATGTTGCTAACTATGTTGCAAATCTTTTTGTACCTGTTGAATTGATTAGTTTAAATTCTATGATAAATGGAAGTGATATCACATTAACTTGGATTACTGCAACAGAAATAAATAACCAAGGTTTTGAGATTTACCGCAATGGAAATAAGATTGCTTTTGTTGAAGGTAAGGGTACAACAACCGAAACTCAGAATTATTCTTTCACTGATAAAAATCTTGAGTCCGGTATTTACAATTACAGACTTAACCAGATTGACTTTGATGGTACGCAAGAAGTTGTTGGAGAGTTGACTGTGTATCTAACATTACCGGAAGAATTCAGTCTGGAACAGAACTTCCCTAACCCATTCAATCCGAGTACGGTAATCGGTTATCAGTTACCGGTAACCGGTTTCGTATCATTGAAAATTTATGACGTGTTGGGAAACGAAGTTGCAACTCTTGTTAACGAAGAAAAACCTGCTGGAAGTTATGAAGTTGAATTTAACAGTCATTCTGACGGAGGTCAGAACCTGCCTGCCGGTAGGCCAGGTCTTTCAAGCGGAATTTATTTATATAAATTACAAGTAGGAAATTTTATTGAAACAAAGAAGATGTTGTTGTTGAAGTAA
- a CDS encoding response regulator has protein sequence MKRLIAIFILFALILASRYLLAQQSKLSFEHLGLHPKITCAFQDRTGYLWFGSSHGVFRYDGYSFKDYTTFKENTSNLTNAEVQAICDDSEGNIWIGHVQGLDRLDPKTDEVKHFILNPNAPVTDWSNHVLALLEDRERKLWVGTGDGLYLFDQNTQTFKRIIHDSSEVNSIINNNVNAIYEDRSGTVWFGTGGGLDKLDSSGNKFLHVWNEKINSSKQDGGIYSILSIFEDSDGVLWIGTWAGLVEFKKENNSFTIYQNDPKDPQSLAVNYIFSINEDLNGNLWLATNGVDIFNKHTKKFTHHNHDKFDSNSLSDDGVSNILVEKSGTIWISTYGRGINKYIQPNRYVKKYYLETAEILNAGFGDLVEDNQGKIWIGTDIGLISFDPDKEIFKEETFKKTITGLLVDEEGTLWIYSTTNRALYYKNDEENEIKQFFYFDGKPFYNSVSGMTNCKDGSIWIATDGGEILKLNQSKKRIEQIAKFDNSITGLYEDKEGLLWIGTYDAGVISYNPINKTSTRYISDPKDSLTLIGNQVFNFCEDGQGILWCLANSSPNKFDRINQKWIRWKGKEGFPDNAMTLIDDNKGNLWMSSSNGAFKYNPFTKEVTKYNDIKLSWSYKVRNGELYFISTTFSSERQSITRINPDNIFNNNFIPPIVITTFKKFEKQFPFGEEIQLPYDENFISFEFAALNFISPERNQYAYMMEGVNKDWVYSGTRRYASYPNLDPGEYIFRVKGSNNDGVWNEEGTSLVIFISPPWWKTWWAYSSYALIFSFTLYGIRRYEMNRLKLKDKIKLDEAVLKEKEETDKMKSSFFANISHEFRTPLTLILGPAEKISSKTSDDVIKDANIIQRNSRRLLQLVNQLLDLSKLEAGKIKLEVSKGNIVSFVKGVALSFESLAESKDISLKIHSEKEFIEMYFDKEKMMKILTNILSNAFKFTPEEGEITVSVAVQNAEYISASYSKLEIPKQVRDDNVVEIKIRDTGIGIAQEEIPKLFDRFYQVDSSHTREYEGTGIGLALTKELVELHHGRIIVESEKGIPDKVGTGWTEFTLLFPLGREHLSEGLLSEKDDEIIEEKIDVILSPNEVGAKNLELVGNDKKTDSSSSVSSRTPQNDNEVNEDKTIILVVEDNYDMRQYIRESLDGNYMIEEAVNGEQGVRKAEKIIPDLIISDMMMPKMDGNELVRILKNDEKTSHIPIILLTAKAGQENKLEGLEIGADDYLTKPFDIKELQIRIKNLINIRRKLQEKFSKIENDFPVVTGLKLQSLDEKFLIKVNEVIEKHISEEEFSIEEFGKEVGMSRSQFHRKFIAITGKPASIYLRSVRLSRAKKMIEGKTGNISEIAYSVGFSSLSYFSKCFKEEFGYPPSDLV, from the coding sequence TTGAAAAGACTAATCGCCATTTTTATTTTATTTGCTCTGATATTAGCAAGTCGATATTTGCTTGCACAGCAATCGAAACTATCTTTTGAGCATTTGGGATTACATCCAAAGATTACATGTGCATTTCAGGATCGGACCGGTTATTTGTGGTTTGGTTCCAGTCATGGTGTATTCAGATATGATGGGTATTCTTTTAAAGATTATACGACTTTTAAAGAAAACACTTCTAATCTTACTAATGCAGAAGTTCAGGCCATCTGTGATGACAGCGAAGGTAATATCTGGATTGGACATGTTCAGGGTCTTGACAGACTCGATCCAAAAACCGATGAAGTAAAACATTTCATACTTAATCCAAATGCACCTGTAACTGACTGGAGTAATCATGTCCTCGCCTTACTTGAAGACCGCGAAAGAAAATTATGGGTCGGAACTGGTGATGGTCTATATCTCTTCGATCAGAACACACAAACTTTTAAAAGAATAATTCACGATAGCTCAGAAGTCAATAGTATAATTAATAATAATGTTAATGCAATCTATGAAGATCGTTCTGGAACGGTTTGGTTTGGTACAGGAGGAGGACTAGATAAATTGGATAGTTCCGGAAATAAATTTCTTCACGTCTGGAACGAAAAAATAAATTCATCAAAACAGGATGGTGGAATCTATTCTATCCTTTCAATCTTTGAGGATAGTGATGGCGTCCTCTGGATTGGAACATGGGCTGGATTAGTAGAATTTAAAAAAGAAAATAATTCCTTCACTATTTACCAGAATGATCCAAAAGATCCGCAGAGCTTAGCTGTTAATTATATCTTTTCAATCAACGAAGATTTAAATGGAAATTTATGGCTCGCTACAAATGGTGTTGACATTTTTAACAAGCATACAAAAAAATTTACTCACCATAATCATGATAAGTTTGATTCTAATAGTTTAAGTGACGATGGTGTGTCAAATATTCTTGTTGAAAAATCCGGAACAATATGGATTTCAACGTATGGCAGAGGAATAAACAAATATATTCAGCCTAACCGGTATGTTAAAAAATATTATCTGGAAACTGCTGAAATATTAAATGCCGGCTTTGGGGATTTAGTTGAGGATAATCAAGGCAAGATTTGGATTGGAACAGATATAGGGCTTATAAGTTTTGATCCTGATAAAGAAATATTTAAAGAAGAAACATTTAAAAAAACTATAACAGGATTATTAGTGGATGAAGAAGGAACTCTTTGGATATACAGTACAACTAATAGAGCCCTTTATTATAAGAATGATGAAGAAAATGAAATAAAACAATTTTTCTATTTTGATGGAAAACCTTTTTATAATTCAGTTTCTGGTATGACTAATTGCAAAGATGGAAGTATATGGATTGCTACAGATGGCGGTGAAATTTTAAAATTAAATCAATCCAAAAAAAGAATTGAACAAATTGCAAAGTTTGATAACTCTATAACAGGTTTATATGAAGATAAAGAAGGTCTGTTGTGGATAGGTACTTACGATGCAGGTGTTATAAGTTATAATCCAATTAATAAAACTTCTACTCGATACATTTCTGATCCCAAGGATTCTTTGACATTAATTGGTAATCAAGTATTTAATTTTTGTGAAGATGGTCAGGGGATTTTATGGTGTCTGGCAAACAGCAGTCCAAATAAATTTGACAGGATAAATCAAAAATGGATTCGGTGGAAAGGAAAAGAAGGATTTCCTGATAATGCAATGACATTAATTGATGATAATAAGGGAAATCTTTGGATGAGCAGTTCAAACGGTGCATTTAAATATAATCCATTTACAAAAGAAGTTACTAAATATAACGACATTAAACTCTCCTGGAGTTATAAAGTACGAAACGGCGAACTATATTTTATCTCAACTACTTTCTCCAGCGAAAGGCAGAGTATAACCAGAATTAATCCTGATAATATTTTTAATAATAATTTTATACCACCTATCGTTATTACAACATTCAAAAAATTTGAAAAACAATTTCCATTTGGGGAAGAGATTCAATTGCCATATGATGAAAATTTTATTTCCTTTGAATTTGCTGCCTTAAATTTTATAAGCCCTGAGAGGAACCAATATGCCTATATGATGGAAGGAGTTAATAAAGATTGGGTGTATTCGGGAACAAGAAGATATGCTTCCTATCCTAATCTTGACCCTGGCGAATACATTTTCAGAGTGAAAGGATCAAACAACGACGGTGTCTGGAATGAGGAAGGGACTTCGTTGGTAATATTTATTTCTCCGCCCTGGTGGAAAACCTGGTGGGCATATTCTTCGTATGCTTTGATTTTTTCATTCACTTTGTATGGAATCAGACGATATGAGATGAACAGGTTAAAACTGAAAGACAAGATAAAGCTTGATGAAGCTGTGCTTAAAGAAAAAGAAGAAACAGATAAAATGAAATCGAGTTTCTTTGCAAACATCTCCCACGAATTCAGAACACCCTTGACATTAATTCTTGGACCTGCAGAAAAAATCAGTTCAAAAACTTCAGATGATGTTATTAAAGATGCAAATATTATACAAAGGAATTCTCGTCGGCTTTTACAATTAGTAAATCAACTACTTGATCTTTCAAAGCTTGAAGCAGGTAAAATAAAGCTTGAAGTTTCTAAGGGAAATATAGTTTCATTTGTAAAAGGAGTTGCTTTATCATTTGAATCATTAGCTGAATCTAAAGACATAAGCTTAAAGATACATTCTGAAAAAGAATTTATTGAAATGTATTTCGATAAAGAGAAAATGATGAAAATATTGACGAATATATTATCGAATGCATTTAAGTTTACACCTGAAGAAGGAGAGATTACAGTTTCGGTAGCCGTACAAAATGCTGAATATATTTCAGCATCTTATTCAAAGCTGGAGATCCCGAAACAAGTTCGGGATGACAACGTAGTAGAAATAAAAATCAGAGATACCGGAATCGGAATAGCTCAGGAAGAAATTCCAAAACTCTTTGACAGATTTTACCAGGTTGACAGTTCGCACACAAGAGAATATGAAGGAACAGGAATTGGACTTGCTCTTACAAAAGAATTAGTTGAATTGCATCACGGAAGAATAATTGTTGAAAGTGAAAAAGGAATTCCCGACAAAGTCGGGACAGGCTGGACAGAATTCACTTTGCTATTTCCTCTTGGTAGAGAACATTTGTCCGAAGGACTCCTATCGGAGAAAGATGATGAGATTATCGAAGAAAAAATAGATGTCATTCTGAGTCCCAACGAAGTCGGGGCGAAGAATCTAGAATTGGTTGGAAATGATAAGAAAACAGATTCTTCATCGTCCGTCAGTAGCCGGACTCCTCAGAATGACAACGAAGTAAACGAGGACAAAACAATCATTCTTGTTGTTGAGGACAATTATGATATGAGACAGTATATCCGAGAATCACTTGACGGAAATTATATGATCGAAGAAGCTGTTAATGGTGAACAAGGAGTTCGAAAAGCAGAAAAAATTATTCCCGATTTAATTATCAGTGATATGATGATGCCGAAGATGGATGGAAACGAATTAGTCAGGATTTTGAAGAATGATGAAAAGACAAGTCACATTCCAATAATATTACTTACAGCAAAAGCAGGACAAGAAAATAAACTTGAAGGACTTGAGATTGGTGCGGATGATTATCTTACGAAACCATTCGATATAAAAGAACTTCAGATAAGAATTAAAAATCTTATAAACATTCGAAGAAAATTACAGGAGAAGTTCAGCAAAATTGAAAATGATTTTCCTGTAGTTACAGGATTGAAACTCCAAAGTCTTGATGAGAAATTTCTTATCAAAGTAAATGAAGTGATAGAGAAACATATCTCTGAAGAAGAATTCAGTATTGAGGAATTTGGGAAAGAAGTTGGGATGAGTAGATCTCAGTTCCACAGAAAATTTATAGCCATAACAGGAAAACCAGCCAGTATATATTTACGATCCGTACGATTATCCAGAGCTAAAAAAATGATTGAAGGAAAAACAGGAAATATTTCAGAGATTGCTTATTCTGTAGGTTTTTCCAGTCTGTCTTATTTTTCAAAATGTTTTAAAGAAGAATTTGGATACCCACCGAGCGATTTAGTATGA
- a CDS encoding T9SS type A sorting domain-containing protein, which yields MGFEVYRNGNKIAFVEGKGTTTERQDYSFTDKNLQSGIYNYRLNQIDFDGTQEVVGELTVYLTLPEEFSLEQNYPNPFNPSTIIKFTIPVTLSGVEGSFVTLKVYDVLGNEVATLVNEEKPAGSYEVEFNSHSDEGQNLPAGRQGLSSGIYFYTLQAGNFTQTKKLILMK from the coding sequence ATGGGATTCGAAGTCTATCGAAATGGAAATAAGATTGCGTTTGTTGAGGGCAAAGGAACAACAACTGAACGGCAGGATTATTCTTTTACTGATAAAAATCTTCAGTCGGGCATTTATAATTACAGACTAAACCAGATTGACTTCGACGGTACACAAGAGGTTGTTGGTGAGTTAACTGTATATCTAACATTACCGGAAGAATTCAGTTTAGAACAGAACTACCCCAACCCATTCAATCCAAGTACAATAATAAAATTCACAATTCCTGTCACCCTGAGCGGAGTCGAAGGGTCTTTTGTAACACTGAAAGTTTATGATGTGTTAGGTAATGAAGTTGCAACTCTGGTGAACGAAGAAAAACCTGCAGGAAGTTATGAAGTCGAGTTTAACAGTCATTCTGACGAAGGTCAGAACCTGCCTGCCGGTAGGCAAGGTCTCTCAAGTGGAATTTATTTCTACACTTTGCAAGCCGGAAATTTTACACAAACTAAAAAATTAATATTAATGAAGTAA
- a CDS encoding DUF2911 domain-containing protein — protein sequence MKNQVQLLIGAIFLFFFFTLSLSAQKDLTLPDASQHAVVVQQIGMCEIKIDYHRPGVKGREVWGKLVPYNQVWRAGANENTTISFSKDVLIDGKNVPAGIYGLHTIPTENDWTIILNKDYRAWGSFFYKEENDLMRFNIRPVSSDFQEWLMYTFDEVAPNSAIVSLNWEKLKVPFKIEIDLHKQMLDEMAIQLTGIPGFFWQGWNQAANYCYINGLALEQGLKWADHSIGINKNATNLFTKSLILTDLNKTDEAAEIKNEAFSIATEAEMNNLGYQLMNGGKINDALEVFQKNTELFPESWNVWDSLAEGYMNKGDKQQAIQYYTKALGMSPENQHQRINNALSQLTDN from the coding sequence ATGAAAAATCAGGTACAGTTATTAATTGGGGCAATTTTTCTTTTCTTTTTCTTCACACTTTCACTATCTGCACAAAAAGATTTAACTCTTCCTGATGCAAGTCAACATGCAGTAGTTGTACAGCAAATAGGTATGTGTGAAATTAAAATCGACTATCATCGTCCTGGTGTGAAAGGACGAGAAGTCTGGGGCAAATTAGTTCCTTATAATCAGGTTTGGAGAGCCGGTGCAAATGAGAATACTACTATTTCATTTTCAAAAGATGTATTGATCGATGGAAAAAATGTTCCAGCAGGAATTTATGGGCTGCATACAATACCGACTGAAAATGATTGGACAATAATTCTTAACAAAGACTATCGTGCTTGGGGAAGTTTCTTCTACAAAGAAGAAAATGATCTTATGAGATTTAATATAAGACCAGTATCATCTGATTTTCAGGAATGGTTGATGTACACATTTGATGAAGTTGCTCCTAATTCAGCTATTGTATCATTAAATTGGGAAAAACTTAAAGTTCCTTTTAAAATTGAAATTGATTTGCATAAACAAATGCTCGATGAGATGGCAATTCAGCTTACTGGTATTCCGGGATTTTTCTGGCAAGGATGGAATCAGGCAGCTAACTACTGTTACATTAATGGATTAGCCCTTGAACAAGGATTAAAATGGGCAGATCATTCAATCGGAATAAACAAAAACGCAACAAATCTTTTTACTAAATCATTGATATTAACAGATCTGAATAAAACGGATGAAGCTGCTGAAATTAAAAATGAAGCTTTCAGTATAGCAACAGAAGCAGAAATGAATAATCTGGGTTATCAACTTATGAACGGTGGAAAAATTAATGACGCTCTCGAAGTCTTTCAAAAAAACACAGAACTATTTCCTGAAAGCTGGAATGTTTGGGATAGTCTTGCAGAAGGTTATATGAACAAAGGAGATAAACAGCAGGCAATTCAGTATTATACCAAAGCGCTTGGTATGTCTCCTGAAAATCAGCACCAGAGAATTAATAACGCTTTAAGTCAGTTGACTGATAATTAA
- a CDS encoding rhomboid family intramembrane serine protease, with protein sequence MNDNNSIEQKPDVSRLLTPLFFPMVLWIVHLVSLLFNEDLSKLGLLPRNLAGLLGIITSPLIHADFAHLISNTIPLIILGWIIFTFYRKVSYLLFVFIYLITGLLVWIFARPAYHIGASGIVYGFVSFLFFSGLFRKDNISIALSLIVTFLYGGLVWGIIPGLEGISWESHLFGGITGLIAAYLFRKIDPPKQKYDWEDEPDDFNIKDLEVSYDPEKNKFD encoded by the coding sequence ATGAACGACAACAATTCAATCGAACAGAAACCAGATGTTTCCAGATTACTAACACCGCTATTTTTTCCGATGGTATTATGGATTGTTCATCTTGTCTCATTATTATTTAATGAGGATCTGAGCAAACTTGGTTTATTGCCGAGAAACTTAGCTGGTTTATTAGGAATAATTACTTCTCCACTTATACATGCTGATTTTGCACATCTGATTTCGAACACAATTCCGTTGATTATTCTTGGATGGATAATATTTACTTTTTACAGAAAAGTTTCCTATCTGCTTTTTGTATTTATTTATTTAATTACTGGTTTACTTGTTTGGATTTTTGCACGACCAGCTTATCACATAGGTGCAAGCGGAATTGTGTATGGTTTTGTAAGCTTCTTATTTTTCAGTGGATTATTCAGGAAGGATAATATATCTATTGCACTGTCACTTATTGTAACATTTTTATATGGTGGGTTAGTTTGGGGAATAATTCCCGGTTTGGAAGGAATATCGTGGGAGTCGCACCTGTTTGGAGGAATTACTGGACTGATAGCAGCCTATCTTTTTAGAAAAATTGATCCCCCAAAACAGAAATATGATTGGGAAGATGAACCGGATGATTTCAACATTAAAGATCTTGAAGTGTCATACGATCCTGAAAAAAATAAATTTGATTAA
- a CDS encoding carboxymuconolactone decarboxylase family protein: MKKSVPETRKYRLEMNDKILNSGFRDFNKFFALDNKAYIEGALPVKMKELMGLVGSMVLRCNDCIFYHIDRSISEGATKEELHEAFNIALIVGGSIVIPHLRYAFEVMEEIYVEKSEKE, translated from the coding sequence ATGAAAAAGAGTGTACCCGAAACAAGAAAATACAGACTTGAGATGAACGATAAAATTCTTAACTCAGGTTTCAGAGATTTTAATAAATTTTTCGCGCTTGATAACAAAGCCTACATCGAAGGTGCATTACCTGTAAAGATGAAAGAACTGATGGGACTTGTCGGTTCTATGGTACTTCGGTGTAATGATTGCATTTTTTATCATATCGATCGTTCAATTTCTGAAGGCGCAACAAAGGAAGAATTACACGAAGCATTCAACATTGCACTGATTGTCGGAGGTTCAATTGTGATTCCACATCTTCGATATGCTTTTGAAGTGATGGAAGAGATTTACGTGGAGAAATCTGAGAAAGAGTAA
- a CDS encoding amidohydrolase family protein → MKKKKNILIIPKKIVTADKKDLIIKNQAVEIIDNKISAFIPVEKIEKQNFDEVYDARNLTLIPGFIQTHVHLSQTLFRGLADELPLLDWLRLKIFPFENAHDENSLQTTARLSINELLMSGTTTLLDMGTLRFGEIVLQEMINSGIRGFSGKCLIDLNDLYPDFKSSTNNEVKQITSLAKQFHNSADGRIKYSFSPRFVLSCTEKLLKESKEIMKDFPGSIYHTHSSESIDEINEVRKRLQKENIEYFNSIDVLDDRTVLAHCIHTSDNERKMLKDRNTKIAHCPSSNLKLGSGVAPIPQYLKEGISVSFGADGAACNNNFSIFNEMRLASLIQKPIHGAEVMNAKTIFRMATIDGAKALHLENEVGSIEVGKKADLVLIDLNSYSNSYSDSDDSVYSDIVFSSSTENVKSVMVDGKWLVKDRKSSIYDQQKLIADGKEELKMLLKRI, encoded by the coding sequence ATGAAGAAGAAAAAAAATATTCTAATCATTCCAAAAAAAATAGTAACAGCCGACAAAAAAGATTTAATTATTAAAAATCAGGCTGTTGAAATCATTGATAACAAAATTTCTGCATTCATTCCGGTCGAAAAAATTGAAAAGCAAAATTTTGATGAAGTATATGATGCACGGAATCTGACTCTTATTCCGGGATTTATACAAACCCACGTTCATCTCAGTCAAACGCTTTTCAGAGGATTAGCTGATGAATTGCCGCTTCTCGATTGGCTTCGATTAAAAATATTTCCATTTGAAAATGCACATGACGAAAATTCTCTGCAAACAACAGCACGACTTAGCATCAATGAACTTTTGATGTCCGGAACAACAACGCTGCTTGATATGGGAACTTTGCGTTTTGGTGAAATCGTTTTACAGGAGATGATCAATTCAGGGATTCGCGGCTTTTCCGGTAAATGTCTGATTGATCTGAACGACCTTTATCCTGATTTTAAATCCTCAACAAACAATGAAGTAAAACAGATTACAAGCCTTGCAAAACAATTTCATAATTCAGCAGATGGAAGAATTAAATATTCTTTCTCACCGAGATTTGTTTTATCGTGTACCGAAAAACTTCTTAAAGAATCAAAAGAGATAATGAAAGATTTTCCGGGAAGTATTTATCATACACATTCATCGGAAAGTATTGATGAGATTAATGAAGTGCGGAAAAGACTTCAAAAAGAAAATATTGAATACTTTAATTCAATTGATGTGCTGGATGATCGTACTGTTTTAGCTCATTGTATTCACACTTCTGATAACGAAAGAAAAATGTTAAAGGACAGAAATACAAAAATCGCGCATTGCCCATCGTCCAATTTAAAACTTGGTTCAGGTGTTGCACCGATTCCACAATATTTGAAGGAAGGAATTTCAGTTTCATTTGGTGCGGATGGTGCAGCGTGTAATAATAATTTCAGCATATTTAACGAAATGAGATTGGCTTCTCTGATCCAAAAACCGATTCATGGTGCGGAAGTAATGAATGCAAAAACAATTTTCAGAATGGCAACGATAGATGGCGCGAAAGCTCTTCATCTCGAAAATGAAGTTGGAAGTATTGAGGTTGGTAAGAAAGCAGATTTGGTTTTAATCGATCTCAATTCATATTCAAACTCATATTCTGATTCGGATGATTCAGTTTATTCGGATATAGTTTTTTCATCATCAACTGAGAATGTAAAAAGTGTGATGGTTGATGGCAAGTGGTTAGTTAAAGATCGAAAATCAAGTATTTATGACCAGCAGAAATTAATTGCAGATGGTAAAGAAGAATTAAAAATGTTATTAAAAAGAATTTGA
- the rdgB gene encoding RdgB/HAM1 family non-canonical purine NTP pyrophosphatase, translated as MRQIIFASKNEGKVKEVRHILNGINVEILSLNDVGYTDEIHESADTFEGNAKIKAETIYNKYKLPTIADDSGIVALQLGNEPGVYSARYAGENATDNENNIKLLEKLKSFPQPHRAKFICAAVYYFGTDFKITMGEINGQIIKEARGTNGFGYDPLFLPDGYGKTSAELVSEIKNKISHRFKAFNQLKKYL; from the coding sequence ATGAGACAGATAATATTCGCTTCAAAGAATGAAGGAAAAGTAAAAGAAGTCCGGCACATCCTGAATGGAATTAATGTTGAAATACTTTCTTTGAATGATGTCGGTTACACAGATGAAATTCACGAATCAGCCGACACTTTCGAAGGCAATGCAAAGATAAAAGCCGAAACCATTTATAATAAATATAAACTTCCAACAATTGCCGATGATTCCGGAATTGTTGCGTTACAATTGGGAAATGAACCCGGAGTTTATTCTGCAAGATATGCCGGCGAGAATGCAACAGACAATGAAAATAATATCAAGCTTCTTGAAAAGTTAAAATCTTTTCCCCAACCTCACAGAGCAAAATTTATTTGTGCAGCGGTCTATTATTTTGGGACTGATTTTAAAATAACAATGGGCGAAATTAACGGTCAGATAATTAAAGAAGCTCGCGGTACGAATGGATTTGGTTACGATCCATTATTTTTACCTGATGGTTATGGTAAAACATCAGCAGAATTAGTATCGGAAATAAAAAATAAAATTAGTCACAGGTTTAAAGCTTTTAATCAGTTGAAAAAATATTTATGA